The Microbispora sp. ZYX-F-249 region GGTGCACTTGACGGGAGGAACCGCGCCGTATCCCGACCAACCCTGCTTGACCGCCCAGGGCCGGGGGACGGCACGCGGGAGTCCGAAGTACTGGTCGAAGCCGTCGCTCGCACACTTGGACGCCCTGCGCAGGTTGCCGAGGACGAAGTCGCGGACGCGGGGCTCGGCCCGCCGCAGCAGATACCGGTAGACGAGTGCGATGTCGGCGGCGCTGATCGCCGTATAGCCCCAGAACCCGGGTTTGGCGGCGGGTGGCGGCGCGGTTTCGGTCAGGCCGATCCGGCGGGCCATGCGGCGGACGATCTCGCCCTGGCCGCCGCGCCGCCACAGGGCCGTCGCCGCGTCGTCGTCGCTGCCGCGCAGCATGGGCGTCAGGAGCGCCTTGTCCCGGGCGGGAACGGCGCCCTTGTGCCGCTCCAGGTAGTCGGTCGCGATGAGGATCTTCACCACCGACGCGGACCGGAACCGGTGGTGCGCCAGGTGCTGGGCGACCGTCTTGCCCGTGGTCACGTCGACCACGGCGTACCCCGCCGTCACCCCGGCGGGCACCCGCACGGGCCTGGCGGGTGACCGGACCGGTCGGGCGGCCTCGCCCGCCGTCTCCCCGGTCGCCGGCCCGCTCGCCCGCACCGGCCCGCTCGCCCGCACCGGTGTGCCGGCCCCGGTCCCCGCCGGCGCCGCCGGGGCGCTTGCCCGTAAACCTGCCGAGCCGCCTCCGGCGTCCGCCGCGCCGCCGGCCCTTGCGGCGCCACCCGAGGAGCAGCCGGTCAGGAGCGCCGGGAGCACGGCGGAGACGGCCAGGACGGCGGCGGTTCTCGATCGCGTCACCCGACCATGCCTAGCAGATCGTCTGTCGCCCGATGCGTGGAAATGTCAGGTTGAGCTTTCCCTCTCCCCTGCGGAGTCGATGCAGTGGACACCACCGACCCGCGGTAGGACATAAGGTGCGGGCGGCTCAGGCAGGCGTACTCCCCGGCGGCCGGTCGGCGAGCGAGCCCGGGGTGACCAACCCGGTTTCGTAGGCGAGCACGACCGCCTGAACCCGGTCCCTGAGGCCGAGCTTGGACAGAATGCGCGCGACATGAGTCTTCACCGTCGTCGGGCTGAGGCTCAGCCGGTCGGCGAGCTCGGCGTTGCTCGACCCGGTGGCGAGCAGGCGCAACACCTCCAGCTCCCGGGGTGTCAGCTCCGACAGATCCCCGTGCACGGCTGCCCCGGCCTCGTCGCGGCGGGCGAACCGCTCGACCAGACGGCGGGTGATCGTCGGTGCGAGCAGAGCGTCGCCTGCGCGCACCAGACGCACCGCGGCCACCAGGTGCTCGGGTGTGACGTCCTTGAGCAGGAAGCCACTGGCCCCTGCGGTGAGCGCGGCGTAAACGTAGTGGTCGAGGTCGTAGGTGGTCAGAATGAGAACGCGAGTCTCACCCGGGTCGGCAGCCATGATCTGCCGGGTGGCTTCGAGCCCGTCAATCCGCGGCATCCGGATGTCCATCAGCACGACGTCCGGCCGAGTACGCCGGACGGCGGCGACGGCTTCCGCTCCATCGGCCGCCTCGGCCGTCACTTCGATGCCGTCGGCGGCGAGGATCATCCCGAACCCGCTGCGAACCAGCGCTTGATCGTCGGCGATGACCACGCGCGTCGGCCCGTTCACGAAGTGGCCCACGGAAACCGCGCCTTGATCCGGTAGCCGCCGTCGCTCCGCGGTCCGGCCTCCAGGGTGCCGCCGTAGAGGGCGAGCCGCTCCCGCAGCCCGATCAGGCCCCGGCCCTGGCCGTCTCCCGCGCTGGCCGTCCGCCTGCCGCCGGTGTCGCTGATCTCGATCTCCAGCCAGCCGCCTCGGTGGCCGATGGCGACGGACGCCGCCGCGCCGGCCGCGTGCTTGATCGTGTTGGTCAGGGCCTCCTGGACGACGCGATAGACGGCCAGTTCCACCCCGGGCGGCAGTGGGCGGGGCGGCGGGGAGATCTCGACGCTGACCGGCACTCCGGCTGCGCGAACCCGTTCGATCAAGGAGTCGAGCTGGTCGAGTCCCGGTTGCGGTTCGAGCCCGTCGGCACTGTCGCCCGCCCGCTCGCTCTCCGGCCCGGCCAGCAGCCCCATGACGTTGCGTAGTTCCGCCATGGCGGCCCGGCCGCCGGCTTCGACCGCCAGCAGGGCCTGCTTCGACTGAGCCGGAGCCGTGTCCATCACCGCGCGTGCCGCGCCTGCCTGGATCACCATCACGTTCACATTGTGGGTGACGACATCGTGCAGTTCGCCGGCGATCCGGGAGCGCTCTTCCCGGACGGCCTCGCGCGTGGCCTCCTCCTGGGCGCGCAGTAGTTCCGTGACTCGACCGCGGTCGGCGTCGAGTTGCCGCCGCCAGGATCGGACGAAAGCGGCGGCGACTCCGGCGCTCATCAGCACCACGAACGGCCCCAGCCAGCTTGGCAACGCCGGGACGGAGTCCCGGAAGGCGGCTCCTGCCAGCACGGCAGCGAGGACGAGTCCCCCCATGGCCGGCGCACGGTGCGGGCTGTGGGCCACGGCCCCGTACCCGGCGATGGCGAACGTCAGCACGGTGATCCACGTCGCGTCGTCGTGGGTGGCCAACGCCGCGGCCAGCACCGCCCAGAAGGTGATCAGTGGGTACAACCGTCGCATCGCCAGCGGCAGAGCCGTCAGAACCACCAGGAGCGGAAGCGGGCCGGAATCCTCCTGGCCGTCGTCGGGGGCGATGACAGGCCGTCCCCAGCGGTCAGGCGGTACATCGCCGCCTCGCGGCGGTGGAGAGGGCCGCAGTCGCAGGGGCTCCGACAGGGAGTGCGGCTGCTCGTCGACACGATGAGCGCCGTCTGTGGCGCCCGCCGTCGCGGCCACGGCCGCAATGGTCAAGGCGATCGCGAGCAGCAGGTCGGTGAGGAGCGACCGGCGCGAAAGCCGGGTGGGTTTCCGCACGGGGCGCAGCACGTCCAGCGTGAACTGCCACCATCCACGTCGTTCGCTCACCGTCTCATTGTCCTGATCGCGCGGCACGTCCCACGTCAGCCTCAGTGACCGGATCCGACCTCCGCAAGAAGTACATCGGAAGGACGACCCCGCGGAGGGCTCCTCCCCGGGATGGGGTCGATATCGGCCGGGCAGCCGACGCGGACGGGCCTGCCCGGCCCCTAGCGTCGTTGCCGCCACCGGCCGCACGAGCTCCGTCGAGGGGCCCCCCACCCGGAAGGACAGGTCATGGATCACGCGATGGAGAGCACGCCAAGCCCCGCCTCAGTACACGGTGCAGGCGACGGTGCAGACGCCTGTGCGGGTGCGTCGCCGCCGCCCCGCCGGATCAGCCGAGGCGCCACCACCGTCGCGGCTCTGATCGCCTTCGCGGCCGCCGCATCCTGCGCCTCCGCGTCGGGTTCGGTCGTGTACGGCGCCACGCCGCCCAACGCGTCGCCCGGTTCCGCCGCATCCGTCCCCGGTCTTCCGTCCGCCGGGATCGGCAGGCCCCGGCTCCCGGAACCGACCGGATCCCGGCCGGTCGGCACCACGTCCCTCTACCTCAAGGACGGCTCCCGCACCGATCCCTGGGTCCCCGGCGTGAAGGCGAGGGAGCTCATGGTCTCCCTGTGGTACCCGGCGAAAACCCGTAGAGGGAACCGCGCCCCGTACATGACGGCCAAGGAGTCGGAGCTCATCCTGAAAGGCGGAGAGATCACCGGCGTGCCGTACGACGCGTTGAGCAGAACGCGGACCAACGCCCTCGTCGACGCCGCGCCGGCCGGTCGTGAACACAGTCTGCCCCTGGTCGTGCTCTCCCCGGGCTTCACCGAACCCCGCAGCTCGCTGAC contains the following coding sequences:
- a CDS encoding sensor histidine kinase, which codes for MSERRGWWQFTLDVLRPVRKPTRLSRRSLLTDLLLAIALTIAAVAATAGATDGAHRVDEQPHSLSEPLRLRPSPPPRGGDVPPDRWGRPVIAPDDGQEDSGPLPLLVVLTALPLAMRRLYPLITFWAVLAAALATHDDATWITVLTFAIAGYGAVAHSPHRAPAMGGLVLAAVLAGAAFRDSVPALPSWLGPFVVLMSAGVAAAFVRSWRRQLDADRGRVTELLRAQEEATREAVREERSRIAGELHDVVTHNVNVMVIQAGAARAVMDTAPAQSKQALLAVEAGGRAAMAELRNVMGLLAGPESERAGDSADGLEPQPGLDQLDSLIERVRAAGVPVSVEISPPPRPLPPGVELAVYRVVQEALTNTIKHAAGAAASVAIGHRGGWLEIEISDTGGRRTASAGDGQGRGLIGLRERLALYGGTLEAGPRSDGGYRIKARFPWATS
- a CDS encoding response regulator transcription factor, with the translated sequence MGHFVNGPTRVVIADDQALVRSGFGMILAADGIEVTAEAADGAEAVAAVRRTRPDVVLMDIRMPRIDGLEATRQIMAADPGETRVLILTTYDLDHYVYAALTAGASGFLLKDVTPEHLVAAVRLVRAGDALLAPTITRRLVERFARRDEAGAAVHGDLSELTPRELEVLRLLATGSSNAELADRLSLSPTTVKTHVARILSKLGLRDRVQAVVLAYETGLVTPGSLADRPPGSTPA